In Streptomyces longhuiensis, the following proteins share a genomic window:
- a CDS encoding cytochrome P450: MTVVLPQLAPLRLPAPYGECPFTPPPAYAEAARGGPVTRAVLPDGSPCWLISGYQEVRSVLADARFSADARTPGFPFLSPAQRQLATDRPSFIRLDDPEHARLRRMVTRDFLVRRVEELRPGIQRIVDEAIDTLDTATARDQPADLVRDFALPVPSLVICLMLGVPYEDHDLFQSLSRTLLDNTATEAEVARAHRGLMGHLAGLATRKAREPGDDILSRLAVRDDLTPEQVASLGFMLLVTGHESTACMSAMCVLALLRNPALAGRLRDDPGLMPMAVEELLRSLTIIHLGLARAAKEEVKVGGVTIAAGEGVICMLSSANRDEDVFGRTAPGLDPTRPDARRHLAFGFGVHQCLGQTLARVELQIILTTLLRRLPNLRLAVPESTLTYHTENIVYGLKALPVTW, from the coding sequence ATGACCGTCGTGCTCCCCCAGCTCGCGCCTCTCCGCCTACCCGCCCCCTACGGGGAATGTCCGTTCACCCCGCCGCCCGCCTACGCGGAGGCGGCGCGCGGGGGCCCGGTCACGCGCGCCGTTCTGCCGGACGGCTCACCGTGCTGGCTGATCTCGGGCTACCAGGAGGTGCGTTCGGTGCTCGCCGACGCCCGCTTCAGCGCCGACGCCCGTACACCCGGATTCCCGTTCCTCTCCCCCGCCCAGCGCCAACTGGCCACGGATCGCCCGAGTTTCATCCGCCTGGACGACCCGGAACACGCGAGGCTGCGCCGCATGGTCACCAGGGACTTCCTGGTGAGACGGGTGGAGGAGCTGCGCCCGGGGATCCAGCGGATCGTGGACGAGGCGATCGACACTCTCGACACGGCAACCGCAAGGGACCAACCAGCAGACCTCGTAAGGGACTTCGCCCTCCCGGTCCCGTCCCTCGTGATCTGCTTGATGCTGGGGGTCCCGTACGAGGACCACGACCTGTTCCAGTCGCTCAGCCGCACGCTGCTCGACAACACCGCGACCGAGGCGGAGGTCGCGAGGGCGCACCGCGGCTTGATGGGCCATCTCGCCGGGCTGGCCACGCGGAAGGCGCGGGAGCCCGGCGACGACATCCTGAGCAGGCTGGCCGTGCGCGACGACCTCACCCCCGAGCAGGTCGCCTCACTCGGTTTCATGCTCCTGGTCACGGGCCACGAGTCCACGGCCTGCATGTCGGCGATGTGCGTACTGGCCCTGCTCAGGAACCCCGCGCTCGCGGGACGGCTCCGCGACGACCCCGGCCTGATGCCCATGGCCGTCGAGGAGTTGCTGCGGAGCCTGACGATCATCCACCTCGGCCTGGCGCGCGCGGCGAAGGAGGAGGTGAAGGTGGGCGGGGTCACGATCGCGGCGGGCGAGGGCGTGATCTGCATGCTGTCGTCGGCCAACCGTGACGAGGACGTCTTCGGCCGCACCGCACCCGGACTCGACCCGACCCGACCCGACGCCCGCCGCCACCTGGCGTTCGGCTTCGGCGTCCACCAGTGCCTGGGCCAGACGCTGGCCAGGGTGGAACTCCAGATCATCCTGACCACCCTGCTACGCCGCCTGCCGAACCTACGCCTGGCGGTTCCGGAGTCGACCCTCACCTACCACACGGAGAACATCGTCTACGGGCTGAAGGCGCTGCCCGTCACCTGGTGA
- a CDS encoding aldehyde dehydrogenase family protein — translation MADNPSNLTHHTPGADVTGPDTPVATTLKAGTSWHDAWQRCLAVAPEAFRDDRVLNLWNGTWQADGRALPASTPIDGSPIAGPPRLDAATAHRAVRASLDQHRAWRHIPLDERRARVGATLDALTQHRELLALLLVWEIGKPWRLAQADVDRAIDGVRWYVDGIEPMVEGRAPLDGPVSNIASWNYPMSVLVHAVLVQALAGNAVIAKTPTDGGVACLTLACALAAREGIPVTLVSGSGGELSEALVRAPEIGCVSFVGGRDTGAAVATAVADLGKRHILEQEGLNTWGIWNYSDWDKLAAVIPKLFDYGKQRCTAYPRFVVQRSLFDDFLAAYLPAVRTLRIGHPLAVANPQDPYPQLDFGPLVNAAKAKELADQVAEAIDRGAVPLHRGAPDPARFLPGQDTSAYVHPVTLLSPPRSSPLHHAEPFGPVDTIVLVDTEAELLAAMNASNGALVATLSTDDDATYDRLAPQIRAFKTGRGKPRSRGDRDELFGGFGASWRGAFVGGELLVRAVTKGPEGERLPGNFPDHHLMP, via the coding sequence ATGGCAGACAACCCGAGCAATCTCACGCACCACACCCCCGGCGCCGACGTCACCGGCCCGGACACCCCCGTGGCGACCACCCTCAAGGCCGGCACCTCCTGGCACGACGCCTGGCAGCGCTGCCTCGCCGTCGCCCCCGAGGCGTTCCGCGACGACCGCGTACTCAACCTGTGGAACGGCACCTGGCAGGCCGACGGCCGCGCCCTGCCCGCCAGTACCCCCATCGACGGCAGCCCCATCGCCGGACCGCCCCGCCTCGACGCCGCCACCGCCCACCGGGCGGTGCGCGCCTCCCTCGACCAGCACCGCGCCTGGCGGCACATCCCGCTCGACGAGCGCCGCGCCCGCGTCGGCGCCACCCTCGACGCCCTCACCCAGCACCGCGAACTCCTCGCGCTCCTCCTCGTCTGGGAGATCGGCAAGCCCTGGCGCCTCGCCCAGGCCGACGTCGACCGCGCCATCGACGGGGTGCGCTGGTACGTCGACGGCATCGAGCCCATGGTCGAGGGCCGTGCCCCGCTCGACGGCCCCGTCTCGAACATCGCCAGCTGGAACTACCCGATGAGCGTCCTCGTGCACGCGGTCCTGGTCCAGGCACTCGCCGGCAACGCGGTCATCGCCAAGACCCCCACCGACGGTGGCGTCGCCTGCCTCACCCTGGCCTGCGCGCTCGCCGCCCGCGAGGGCATCCCCGTCACCCTCGTCAGCGGCAGCGGAGGCGAACTCTCCGAGGCGCTGGTGCGGGCCCCCGAGATCGGCTGCGTCTCGTTCGTCGGCGGCCGCGACACCGGCGCCGCCGTCGCCACGGCCGTCGCCGACCTCGGCAAGCGCCACATCCTCGAACAGGAGGGCCTCAACACCTGGGGCATCTGGAACTACTCCGACTGGGACAAGCTCGCGGCCGTGATCCCCAAGCTCTTCGACTACGGAAAGCAGCGCTGCACCGCCTACCCGCGCTTCGTCGTCCAGCGCAGCCTCTTCGACGACTTCCTCGCCGCCTACCTCCCGGCCGTACGCACGCTGCGCATCGGCCACCCCCTGGCAGTGGCGAACCCCCAGGACCCCTACCCGCAGCTCGACTTCGGCCCGCTCGTCAACGCGGCCAAGGCGAAGGAGCTCGCCGACCAGGTCGCGGAAGCCATCGACCGCGGTGCCGTGCCACTGCACCGGGGCGCCCCGGACCCCGCCCGCTTCCTGCCCGGCCAGGACACGAGCGCGTACGTCCACCCGGTCACGCTCCTGAGCCCACCCCGCTCCTCGCCCCTCCACCACGCCGAACCGTTCGGCCCCGTCGACACGATCGTCCTGGTCGACACCGAGGCGGAGCTGCTCGCCGCGATGAACGCCTCCAACGGCGCGCTGGTCGCCACCCTCTCCACGGACGACGACGCGACGTACGACCGCCTCGCCCCACAGATCCGCGCCTTCAAGACGGGCCGCGGCAAGCCGCGCTCGCGCGGCGACCGGGACGAGCTGTTCGGGGGCTTCGGAGCGTCGTGGCGCGGAGCGTTCGTCGGCGGCGAGCTGCTGGTGCGGGCGGTGACCAAGGGCCCGGAGGGAGAACGCCTGCCGGGGAACTTCCCGGACCACCATCTGATGCCGTAG
- a CDS encoding carboxymuconolactone decarboxylase family protein: protein MTPEHGGRTPEHHATPDRDSLGMETPEHHAGPGGRDGARTVTPRIPPLPAEEWPPVLRDLLGASSQDGPGRVNLFGTLAHHPPLAEAWLRLAQVLTHQGTLALRDRELAILRTSHRLGCDFVRARHEEHARLAGLTTADVAATASPALSPHRWHPADLAVLRTADLLADHAELPEALWQELAERLRAEQLVELLLVIGQCAMACTTLNTLGTPPDATSPVPSLASPKGRLPA from the coding sequence GTGACACCCGAACACGGTGGGCGCACCCCCGAGCACCACGCCACTCCCGACCGAGACAGCCTGGGCATGGAGACCCCCGAACACCACGCCGGTCCCGGCGGCCGGGACGGTGCACGCACGGTGACCCCGCGCATCCCTCCGTTGCCGGCCGAGGAGTGGCCGCCCGTCCTGCGCGACCTGCTCGGCGCGTCGAGCCAGGACGGGCCGGGGCGCGTGAACCTCTTCGGCACGCTCGCCCACCACCCTCCGCTCGCCGAGGCATGGCTGCGCCTCGCCCAAGTCCTCACCCACCAAGGCACGTTGGCGTTGCGGGACCGGGAGCTGGCCATCCTGCGTACGTCTCACCGGCTGGGCTGCGACTTCGTACGCGCGCGGCACGAGGAGCACGCGCGGCTGGCCGGCCTCACCACCGCCGACGTAGCCGCGACGGCCTCCCCCGCCCTCTCTCCCCACCGCTGGCACCCGGCCGACCTGGCCGTCCTGCGTACGGCCGACCTCCTCGCCGACCACGCGGAGCTCCCCGAGGCCCTCTGGCAGGAGCTCGCGGAACGACTCCGCGCGGAGCAACTGGTCGAGCTGCTTCTGGTGATCGGCCAGTGCGCGATGGCCTGCACGACGCTGAACACGCTGGGTACGCCCCCCGACGCGACAAGCCCCGTCCCCTCCCTCGCCTCCCCGAAAGGGCGTCTCCCCGCATGA
- a CDS encoding L,D-transpeptidase, with protein sequence MTVRKRTTALTATAGVLGGVLALTALGGTSQAATGGNGHGDHPHSQAGGQQAGAQDASDARIRITPGQGAHQVGIDEPVKVTVSNGKLTKVTMAAVATGTEIPGTLAADGTSWQPDKPLERATRYQIAAEAADAKGRSATENASITTVSPAGDFIGHVSPEDGSTVGVGMPVTVTFDRAISDKAAMASKIQVSSSSGQRVAGHWLNDGRLDFRPQNYWKAGSTVTVKLTDHGIQKTVTFKVGRSQVSTVDAKTKQMTVVQDGKTIKTIPISSGSDEHPTYNGRMVISEKYRQIHMNGASVGLTEKDGKPSYDIEAVPHAMRLTDSGTFIHGNYWGADSVFGKVNTSHGCVGLKDARAGDDGTQPAAWFFDHSMTGDVVIIKNSTDHTKLAPGNGLSDWNMPWSEWVAGGATG encoded by the coding sequence ATCACGGTACGTAAGCGGACCACCGCTCTGACGGCTACAGCCGGCGTGCTCGGCGGCGTACTCGCACTCACGGCCCTCGGCGGGACGAGCCAGGCCGCCACCGGAGGAAACGGCCATGGTGATCACCCTCACTCGCAGGCGGGGGGACAGCAGGCCGGCGCGCAGGACGCTTCCGACGCCCGAATAAGGATCACGCCCGGGCAAGGTGCCCACCAGGTCGGGATCGACGAACCCGTCAAGGTCACCGTCAGCAACGGCAAGCTCACCAAGGTGACCATGGCCGCCGTCGCGACCGGTACCGAGATTCCGGGCACCCTGGCCGCGGACGGCACGTCCTGGCAGCCGGACAAGCCGCTGGAGCGAGCCACCAGGTATCAGATCGCCGCGGAGGCCGCGGACGCCAAGGGCCGCTCCGCCACCGAGAACGCCTCGATCACCACGGTCTCCCCGGCGGGCGACTTCATCGGGCACGTCTCCCCCGAGGACGGCTCGACCGTCGGTGTGGGCATGCCGGTGACGGTCACCTTCGACAGGGCGATCAGCGACAAGGCCGCCATGGCGTCGAAGATCCAGGTGAGCTCCAGCAGCGGCCAGCGCGTCGCCGGTCACTGGCTCAACGACGGCCGCCTGGACTTCCGCCCCCAGAATTACTGGAAGGCTGGCTCCACCGTCACCGTCAAGCTCACCGACCACGGCATCCAGAAGACGGTCACGTTCAAGGTCGGCCGGAGCCAGGTCAGCACGGTCGACGCCAAAACGAAGCAGATGACCGTTGTACAGGACGGCAAGACGATCAAGACGATCCCGATCTCGTCCGGCAGCGATGAGCACCCGACGTACAACGGCCGGATGGTCATCTCCGAGAAGTACCGGCAGATCCACATGAACGGTGCGAGCGTCGGCCTCACGGAGAAGGACGGCAAGCCCTCGTACGACATCGAGGCCGTACCGCACGCCATGCGCCTGACCGACTCGGGCACGTTCATCCACGGCAACTACTGGGGTGCCGACTCGGTCTTCGGCAAGGTCAACACCAGCCACGGGTGCGTGGGCCTGAAGGACGCCAGGGCCGGCGACGACGGCACGCAGCCGGCCGCATGGTTCTTCGACCACTCGATGACCGGCGACGTCGTGATCATCAAGAACTCCACGGACCACACCAAGCTGGCCCCGGGCAACGGCCTCAGCGACTGGAACATGCCGTGGAGCGAGTGGGTCGCGGGAGGCGCGACCGGCTGA